From one Thalassobaculum sp. OXR-137 genomic stretch:
- a CDS encoding PAS domain-containing protein, translating to MGAPDGPDTAGPEGLCGQIFEHWQSLARAGEASLGIPVRDQIDLLTLPKSVAGNFFLIERRGNRYFVRLAATALVDNMGTETTGKYLDQLMRPEKYPARKKLFELCTDRGCPVYYGATLAAERRDHIAFRRILLPLRSAPRGEIDLVCGAMEFITSQELSDGSLPAPSSGMQPPDTGNGLVFQRIFVSGHWDDWTGQPLAVAAPPQSR from the coding sequence ATGGGCGCCCCTGACGGTCCCGACACGGCCGGGCCGGAGGGCCTTTGCGGCCAGATCTTCGAGCACTGGCAGTCCCTCGCACGCGCCGGCGAGGCCTCCCTCGGAATTCCGGTCCGCGACCAGATCGACCTGCTCACCCTGCCCAAGTCCGTCGCCGGAAACTTTTTCCTGATCGAGCGCCGCGGCAACCGCTACTTCGTCCGGCTGGCCGCCACCGCCCTGGTCGACAACATGGGCACTGAAACCACCGGTAAGTATCTCGACCAACTTATGCGTCCGGAGAAATATCCCGCCCGCAAAAAACTGTTTGAATTGTGTACAGACCGAGGATGTCCAGTCTACTATGGCGCGACTCTCGCCGCCGAGCGGCGGGACCACATCGCCTTTCGAAGGATCCTACTTCCCCTGCGCAGCGCGCCCCGTGGCGAAATCGACCTCGTCTGTGGCGCAATGGAATTTATTACCTCCCAGGAATTAAGCGATGGATCGCTCCCTGCCCCTTCATCCGGCATGCAGCCCCCCGATACCGGCAACGGATTGGTGTTCCAGCGCATTTTCGTCTCCGGCCACTGGGACGACTGGACCGGGCAGCCGCTGGCCGTCGCCGCCCCTCCACAATCGCGTTAA
- a CDS encoding DUF1206 domain-containing protein → MTAAHAFSLLNHGMENPMDRVYRLETFGRIGFAAHGIVYLLVGWFAVRSAMGLGSPTDTKGALHSLVGGPFGWAMLGAMALGLLSYALFRLVEALLDLNDHGRDARGMLARLGRIVSALIHIGLAGYAAALAIGMTMSGGGMKGWTAWLMQQPYGPWMVMAAGAIVFGVAVFQAKSAWSADFMDDLSISGDKRKTAKVVGCAGRAARAFAFALVAVFLVSAGWNVDASKAGGLADALRELQQQPYGPWLLGVVAVGFVLFGLSSFVEAAYRRIADENVINRLRDQATGH, encoded by the coding sequence GTGACGGCCGCTCATGCGTTCTCCTTGCTGAACCATGGCATGGAGAACCCTATGGACCGGGTCTACCGATTGGAGACTTTCGGGCGCATAGGATTTGCCGCCCACGGAATCGTGTACCTGCTGGTCGGCTGGTTTGCAGTCCGATCCGCGATGGGGCTCGGTAGTCCCACGGACACCAAGGGGGCGCTGCACAGCCTTGTCGGCGGTCCTTTCGGCTGGGCGATGCTCGGCGCCATGGCGCTCGGTCTGTTGAGCTATGCGCTCTTCCGTCTGGTGGAGGCCCTGCTCGACCTGAACGACCATGGCCGCGATGCCCGGGGCATGCTGGCCCGCCTGGGCCGGATCGTCAGCGCGCTGATCCATATCGGTCTCGCCGGGTATGCCGCCGCGCTGGCGATCGGCATGACCATGTCGGGCGGTGGCATGAAGGGCTGGACGGCGTGGCTGATGCAGCAACCCTACGGTCCCTGGATGGTGATGGCCGCCGGCGCGATCGTATTCGGGGTCGCGGTGTTTCAGGCCAAATCCGCGTGGTCTGCGGATTTCATGGACGATCTCTCGATCTCCGGCGATAAGCGAAAGACGGCGAAGGTCGTCGGTTGCGCCGGGCGGGCGGCCCGGGCTTTCGCTTTCGCCCTGGTCGCGGTCTTCCTGGTGAGCGCCGGCTGGAACGTCGACGCGAGCAAGGCCGGCGGGCTGGCCGACGCGCTGCGGGAGCTCCAGCAGCAGCCCTACGGGCCCTGGCTGCTCGGCGTCGTGGCGGTCGGCTTCGTCCTGTTCGGTCTGTCGAGCTTCGTTGAAGCGGCCTATCGGCGGATCGCCGACGAGAACGTCATCAACCGTCTCCGCGATCAGGCCACCGGCCACTGA
- a CDS encoding DUF4347 domain-containing protein: MFIDRRIDRAEILLSGLRPDDTCHLLRGIGDPLWEIASILSSRRNVERLVVLAHGSPGVIELSGKRLDRAALRDSEEALASIRAALTPDADLVLASCATGAGPDGAEFVDTLETALGVTVSAASADLGGTAGWDGLPVLASVFRAEALDSYPYRLAVFDFESVTGSGTATLTQTVSGVTLTATRSDGGNLSTSSTGGVSGNFLDSTTVVNGTMTLTFSAPVTVTALAYWEASNPANTGGNYVLTPSAGTPAQVLETSVSNFHTDLSPADWTGITTITVSYSGGGNYFAGVDQITFTVANVNATTNAAGFNTTNGTNLTPASTFGSADDTLTVADASHITSTSVANGGGGTDTLILANGSDLSTAGFTLTSFETLTLAANATATMSETQYEAFTTVNGNTGTETIVLSSANGDGTVIGSANIESFTLNGAFTFSIGTAGQNVTGSDAADQTVRVGSGISALSGILNGGAGGSDRLLLNTNVNIADATVSNFEILSLTNSPSVTMTVAQHDGFSSMTGGGGADQITFSATGGDTSTTGNAAVETYVLNAAGIAFTLGAASQNVTGSTGADTVNVGTLTATGTLSGGTGTDILQLGTGANIAGATVSGFETLTLTGGASVTMTEAQHDAFSSVTATGNDTITISAYTNGFQTQTAVENYVLGVANAVTVAGGAQNITGSTGNDTITFQGLTYTGTLSGGAGTDVIQATTGTNFSGAAISGVENLTLAGNASVTMSLSQFNTFAAGIITAGGSETVTLSGDGTLSTASAIENYTVGDDSTNTRTVTVNSAGHSVSATSTSDAVTFDTGTLTLAGTLTGEGTVNDILSLGSGANISGATITNIEDLTLASGASVTMTAGQLNGFSGTVTGAGSETVILSATGTISGSNLGAIETLSTASGGSETITLAASIAAGKTLTAADTGNDHFVVTGATGAQSVTGSAGTDTLDGGAGADTLGGGAGADRLTGGDDADVFTGSVSDLNGDTVTDLTTSDSILLTGVTGLSTSNVRFNGTNLEIDTNATTFASPEVSIGTVSNLTSTLTISSVADSNGNTLITFASPSVSATTTAAGFNTTNGTSLNPASTFGATDDTLTIASASHISSTSVANGGNGTDTVILADGSDLTTTGFTLTSFETVTLSANATATMSESQHDGFTTINGNSGTEGITLNAANGDGTVTGDADIETYTLDAAFTFTLGAAGQNVTGSAGANQTVQSSTSIDTLTGTLNGGAGGSDTLILDTGDNLSGATVSNFENLTLDNDASVTMTAAQLNGFTGTTTAAATETVTLSATGSITTANITPIETLATAADAGAQTITLTAAQAAGKTLTAGDSGQDHFVVTGSTGSQSVSGSAGGDTLDGGAGDDTVIGAGGADAVSGGAGNDIVSGGSGFDTLAGGDGTDTFSGSAADFNGDTISDFAAGDSIVVTGKDLSALNGTTASGTIDISGSVETTLTGITSASGTFNAVFAAGNTTITLIAPSSGGGGDTGSGTPTIVVAPSTPTVQPGGGATSTAQTITNNGTASGSAAIVQNTNNNGNVVTATLPPQTTITSEGPTTAQTPQNALTTLVTSIQARGSTAETGLVSGAQTFLTRLSETTTLDVRTIVPTTTSSSLSSPIVITGTSGGSQSEAFVIDLRSLPSGSTLQLDNIEFASVMGSSTVTGGAGDNYVTGDDNSQFISLGVGDDTLFGGAGADTIGSGSGRDFLYGNEGNDRVLGGTENDAVYGGQNDDVVYGNQANDVVYGNRGADTLYGGQDADSLYGGQQADLVHGNQGDDLLYGNKGADTLIGGDGNDTLYGGLSSEQGGDGTSIDVLGGGAGDDAFYGGEGVDWIYTGSGADKIYIDNGNGFDVVADFDVAAGDMLMIRTHVNGQAISSAADLIARATDNAEGDAVIDLGGQHVRLIGIHTADLTENYFGFF, from the coding sequence GTGTTCATCGATCGGCGGATAGACCGCGCTGAAATTCTGTTATCCGGCCTGCGTCCAGACGATACATGTCACCTGCTGCGCGGCATCGGCGATCCGCTTTGGGAAATTGCGTCAATCCTCTCGAGCAGACGCAATGTGGAGCGTCTCGTCGTTCTGGCGCACGGTTCGCCGGGAGTCATAGAACTCTCAGGCAAGCGCCTCGACCGCGCCGCCCTGCGCGACAGCGAAGAGGCCCTCGCAAGCATCAGGGCGGCGCTAACACCGGACGCCGACCTCGTTCTGGCCTCGTGTGCGACAGGAGCGGGCCCGGACGGCGCAGAATTCGTGGATACTCTCGAGACGGCTCTGGGCGTGACGGTCTCCGCAGCCTCCGCTGACCTTGGCGGCACCGCGGGGTGGGACGGCCTGCCGGTTCTTGCATCGGTGTTCAGAGCCGAAGCACTCGACTCCTACCCATATCGGCTTGCGGTCTTCGATTTTGAATCGGTAACGGGATCGGGAACCGCGACCCTGACGCAGACGGTCAGCGGCGTCACCCTGACCGCGACCCGCTCGGACGGCGGGAACCTGTCGACAAGCAGCACCGGCGGCGTATCCGGCAATTTCCTGGACAGCACCACCGTCGTGAACGGCACGATGACACTGACCTTCAGTGCACCGGTGACCGTAACGGCTTTGGCCTATTGGGAGGCCAGCAATCCCGCCAACACAGGCGGAAACTATGTCCTCACGCCCTCTGCGGGTACCCCCGCTCAGGTGCTTGAGACAAGCGTTTCAAACTTTCACACGGACCTCAGCCCCGCCGATTGGACCGGCATCACCACGATCACGGTGTCCTATTCCGGGGGCGGGAACTACTTTGCCGGGGTCGATCAGATCACCTTCACCGTCGCCAATGTCAACGCGACGACGAATGCGGCCGGGTTCAACACCACGAACGGCACCAACCTGACACCAGCCTCCACCTTTGGCAGTGCCGACGACACCCTGACGGTTGCCGATGCCAGCCATATCACCAGCACGTCCGTGGCGAACGGCGGCGGCGGCACGGACACGCTCATCCTGGCCAACGGCAGCGACCTCTCCACCGCTGGCTTCACCCTGACCTCGTTCGAAACGCTGACGCTGGCTGCCAACGCCACCGCGACGATGTCGGAGACCCAGTACGAGGCGTTCACGACCGTCAACGGCAATACCGGGACGGAGACGATCGTCCTGTCTTCGGCAAATGGCGACGGGACGGTGATCGGCAGTGCCAATATCGAGTCCTTCACCCTCAACGGGGCGTTCACGTTCTCGATCGGAACGGCCGGCCAGAACGTGACCGGGAGCGATGCTGCCGATCAGACCGTGAGGGTCGGCAGCGGCATCAGCGCTCTGAGCGGCATCTTGAATGGCGGTGCGGGAGGTAGCGACAGACTGCTGCTGAACACCAACGTGAACATCGCCGATGCCACGGTCAGCAATTTCGAGATTCTAAGCCTCACCAACAGCCCCTCCGTCACCATGACGGTGGCCCAGCACGACGGCTTCTCCAGCATGACGGGGGGAGGAGGCGCCGACCAGATCACCTTCTCGGCGACTGGCGGCGACACGAGCACAACCGGCAACGCGGCAGTCGAGACCTACGTCCTCAATGCCGCCGGGATCGCCTTCACCCTGGGCGCCGCCAGCCAGAACGTCACCGGCAGCACCGGGGCCGACACAGTCAATGTCGGAACCCTCACCGCGACCGGTACCCTGAGCGGCGGCACCGGCACCGATATCCTTCAGCTCGGCACCGGTGCCAACATCGCCGGCGCCACCGTGAGCGGTTTCGAGACCCTGACGCTCACCGGCGGTGCGTCGGTGACCATGACGGAAGCGCAGCACGATGCGTTCTCCTCGGTCACCGCGACGGGCAACGATACCATCACGATCTCGGCATACACCAACGGCTTCCAGACGCAGACGGCGGTGGAGAACTATGTCCTGGGAGTCGCCAACGCGGTCACGGTCGCCGGCGGCGCGCAGAACATCACCGGCTCGACCGGCAACGACACCATCACCTTCCAGGGCCTGACCTATACCGGGACGCTCTCGGGCGGTGCCGGCACCGATGTCATCCAGGCGACCACCGGAACCAACTTCTCCGGTGCCGCCATATCGGGGGTCGAGAACCTGACATTGGCCGGCAATGCGTCGGTGACGATGAGCCTGTCGCAGTTCAACACTTTCGCCGCCGGAATAATCACCGCCGGAGGCAGCGAGACGGTGACGCTGTCGGGCGACGGCACTCTCTCCACGGCCAGTGCCATCGAGAACTACACAGTCGGCGACGACAGCACCAACACCCGTACCGTCACGGTGAACAGTGCGGGCCACAGCGTCAGCGCCACCTCGACCAGCGATGCGGTGACATTCGATACCGGAACCCTGACCCTCGCCGGCACGCTGACCGGCGAGGGTACGGTCAACGACATCCTGTCGCTCGGCAGCGGCGCCAATATCTCCGGCGCGACGATCACCAATATCGAGGACCTGACCCTCGCCAGCGGTGCGTCCGTCACCATGACGGCGGGTCAACTGAACGGCTTCAGCGGCACCGTCACCGGCGCCGGCTCCGAGACGGTGATCCTGAGCGCCACCGGAACCATCAGCGGCTCCAACCTCGGCGCCATCGAAACCCTCTCCACCGCCAGCGGTGGGTCGGAGACCATCACGCTCGCCGCCTCGATCGCCGCCGGCAAGACGCTGACCGCGGCGGATACCGGCAACGACCATTTCGTCGTCACCGGCGCGACCGGCGCCCAGAGCGTCACGGGCAGCGCCGGAACCGACACGCTGGACGGCGGCGCCGGTGCGGACACGCTCGGCGGCGGCGCCGGCGCGGACAGACTGACCGGCGGCGACGACGCCGATGTCTTCACCGGCAGCGTCAGCGATCTAAACGGGGACACGGTCACCGACCTGACCACATCGGATTCCATCCTGCTCACCGGCGTCACCGGCCTGTCGACGTCCAATGTCCGGTTCAACGGCACCAATCTGGAAATCGACACCAACGCCACAACCTTCGCCTCGCCGGAGGTCAGCATTGGAACGGTGTCCAATCTGACCAGCACCTTGACGATTTCCTCCGTCGCGGATTCCAACGGCAACACGCTGATCACCTTCGCCAGCCCCAGCGTTTCGGCGACCACGACGGCTGCCGGGTTCAATACGACCAACGGGACCAGTCTCAACCCGGCCTCGACCTTCGGCGCCACCGACGACACGCTGACCATCGCCAGCGCGAGCCACATCAGCAGCACTTCCGTGGCGAATGGCGGGAACGGAACGGACACCGTCATTCTGGCTGACGGCAGCGACCTGACCACGACCGGCTTCACGCTGACCTCGTTCGAGACCGTCACCCTGTCGGCAAACGCGACCGCCACGATGTCGGAGAGCCAGCACGACGGCTTCACGACCATCAACGGCAACAGCGGGACGGAAGGAATTACGCTAAACGCGGCCAACGGCGACGGCACCGTCACCGGCGATGCGGATATCGAGACCTATACCCTCGACGCCGCCTTCACGTTCACACTTGGGGCCGCGGGGCAGAACGTGACCGGCAGTGCCGGCGCGAACCAGACGGTACAGTCGAGCACGTCGATCGACACGCTGACCGGCACGTTGAACGGCGGAGCCGGGGGCTCCGATACACTGATCCTCGATACCGGCGACAACCTCTCCGGCGCGACGGTCAGCAATTTCGAAAACCTGACGCTCGACAACGACGCGTCCGTCACAATGACGGCGGCGCAACTCAACGGCTTCACCGGCACCACGACGGCGGCCGCGACCGAGACGGTGACCCTGTCAGCAACGGGATCGATCACCACCGCAAACATCACCCCCATCGAGACCTTGGCGACCGCGGCGGATGCCGGTGCGCAGACGATCACCCTGACGGCTGCCCAGGCCGCCGGCAAAACCCTGACCGCCGGCGACAGCGGGCAAGATCACTTCGTGGTGACGGGCTCCACCGGCAGTCAGTCTGTCTCCGGAAGTGCCGGGGGCGACACCCTCGACGGCGGTGCCGGCGACGACACGGTGATCGGCGCGGGCGGCGCGGACGCCGTAAGCGGCGGCGCCGGGAACGACATAGTCAGCGGCGGAAGCGGGTTCGACACGCTTGCCGGCGGCGACGGGACCGATACCTTCTCCGGAAGTGCGGCCGATTTCAACGGCGACACGATCTCCGACTTCGCGGCGGGCGACAGCATCGTGGTCACCGGCAAGGATCTGTCGGCTCTGAACGGCACGACCGCAAGCGGCACGATCGACATCAGCGGCAGCGTCGAGACCACGCTCACCGGCATAACGTCGGCGAGCGGCACGTTCAACGCGGTTTTCGCAGCCGGCAATACCACGATCACGCTGATCGCCCCCTCATCTGGTGGCGGTGGAGACACCGGCAGCGGTACGCCGACCATCGTCGTCGCGCCTAGTACGCCCACGGTCCAGCCAGGCGGCGGTGCGACGTCGACAGCCCAAACCATCACGAACAACGGCACAGCCTCGGGCTCGGCCGCGATCGTTCAGAACACCAATAACAACGGCAATGTGGTTACCGCCACCCTGCCGCCGCAGACGACGATCACCTCGGAAGGGCCGACCACCGCCCAGACCCCGCAGAATGCGCTGACGACCCTGGTGACCTCGATCCAGGCCCGCGGATCGACGGCTGAGACGGGGCTGGTATCGGGTGCGCAGACGTTCCTGACCAGGCTGTCAGAGACCACCACCCTGGACGTGCGGACGATCGTGCCGACCACCACATCGTCCTCCCTCAGCAGTCCGATCGTCATCACCGGCACCAGCGGCGGCAGCCAGTCGGAGGCCTTCGTCATCGACCTGCGCTCCCTGCCGTCCGGGTCCACCCTGCAGCTCGACAATATTGAGTTCGCCTCCGTCATGGGCTCGTCCACGGTAACCGGCGGGGCCGGCGACAACTACGTGACCGGCGACGACAACAGTCAGTTCATCTCGCTCGGCGTCGGCGACGACACCCTGTTCGGCGGCGCCGGCGCGGACACGATCGGGTCCGGCAGCGGCCGGGACTTCCTGTACGGCAATGAAGGTAACGACAGGGTTCTCGGCGGAACCGAGAACGACGCGGTCTATGGCGGGCAGAACGACGACGTCGTCTACGGCAACCAGGCCAATGACGTGGTCTACGGCAACCGGGGCGCCGACACCCTGTATGGCGGCCAGGACGCTGACAGCCTCTATGGCGGCCAGCAGGCGGATCTGGTTCACGGCAACCAGGGGGACGATCTGCTCTACGGCAACAAGGGGGCCGACACCCTGATCGGCGGCGACGGCAACGACACGCTGTATGGCGGTCTGTCGAGCGAGCAGGGCGGCGACGGGACGTCGATCGACGTACTCGGCGGCGGCGCCGGCGACGACGCATTCTACGGCGGCGAAGGGGTCGACTGGATCTATACCGGCAGCGGCGCGGACAAGATCTACATCGATAACGGCAACGGCTTCGACGTGGTGGCCGATTTCGACGTGGCGGCCGGCGACATGCTGATGATCCGCACCCATGTCAACGGCCAGGCGATCTCCTCGGCCGCCGATCTAATCGCGCGGGCGACCGACAATGCGGAAGGCGACGCGGTGATCGATCTCGGCGGCCAGCATGTTCGCCTCATCGGCATCCATACCGCCGACCTGACGGAAAACTATTTCGGGTTCTTCTAG
- a CDS encoding phage tail protein gives MTLKHFSGRIRETLAVCCVAVAAAFPNEAKASCGPGDSVYIGSVCITAASFCPRGYASMEGQLIAISENSALFSLLGCTWGGDCRTSFAYPDMRGRAPIGVGTGPGLTSIQLGQWRGAETHTLTGEELAQHDHAAEFTAEAGTGATGTLMAYTARASTDTPATGSFISGGGGTSIFGTGGLGAQLVELGGLTIEGGESAGGTVDIGDTGSSEPFNIQGPVMGLKFCIATEGIYPPRT, from the coding sequence ATGACACTGAAACACTTTTCTGGGCGGATCAGAGAAACCCTGGCCGTCTGCTGCGTTGCCGTAGCAGCGGCGTTCCCCAACGAGGCCAAAGCTTCATGCGGTCCCGGCGACTCGGTCTATATCGGCTCCGTGTGCATAACGGCGGCATCGTTCTGTCCCCGCGGCTATGCGAGCATGGAAGGGCAACTGATCGCGATTTCGGAGAACAGCGCCCTCTTCTCGCTGCTCGGCTGCACTTGGGGTGGTGACTGCCGCACCTCGTTCGCATATCCGGATATGCGGGGCCGTGCGCCGATCGGGGTCGGAACGGGTCCGGGACTAACTTCCATTCAGCTGGGGCAATGGCGTGGGGCTGAAACTCATACGCTGACAGGTGAGGAGCTTGCTCAGCATGATCACGCTGCGGAATTCACCGCCGAGGCAGGAACCGGCGCGACGGGTACCCTCATGGCCTACACCGCCAGAGCCAGCACGGACACTCCGGCGACGGGAAGCTTCATTTCGGGCGGCGGCGGCACCTCGATATTCGGCACCGGCGGCCTGGGCGCGCAACTGGTTGAGCTCGGCGGCCTGACCATTGAGGGCGGCGAAAGCGCTGGGGGAACCGTTGATATAGGCGACACCGGCAGTTCCGAACCGTTCAATATCCAGGGCCCGGTTATGGGGCTGAAATTCTGCATCGCCACGGAAGGAATCTATCCGCCGCGCACCTAA
- a CDS encoding class I SAM-dependent rRNA methyltransferase: MSDKTPIVRLNKGGGARLLRGHPWGFSNEIAMTAEAKALPPGTVVMVETHAGDAVGPAHMNPHSLIALRMLDRDPGTAIDAAWVAGRLASALAWRERLFDTPFYRVVHAEADGLPGLVVDRYGDVVVIQANSAGMDRMVPMVAEAVRQVLSPAAIVLRNDSPVRKLEGLGEEVRLVDGVVPDPALVSEGGALFPLDPMGGQKTGWFYDHRDNRAFVARLAGGARVLDLYAHTGGFGVQAAVAGAASVDLIDRAGPALAQAEKAAELSGVADRVTTRKADAFAALEHLVKTGEQYDIVVCDPPAFARSKKDVGPAAKAYRKLARMTAQITAPGGVLVLASCSHHMDPVSFAQQNARGLGDAERQGRLLRSAGAGPDHPVHAHLPESAYLKAMVFALD; this comes from the coding sequence ATGTCCGACAAGACCCCCATCGTTCGACTCAACAAGGGCGGAGGCGCGCGCCTGTTGCGCGGCCATCCCTGGGGCTTTTCGAACGAGATCGCGATGACGGCCGAGGCCAAGGCGCTGCCGCCGGGCACGGTGGTCATGGTGGAGACCCATGCCGGCGACGCGGTCGGTCCCGCCCATATGAACCCGCACAGCCTGATCGCCCTGCGGATGCTGGACCGCGACCCCGGCACGGCGATCGATGCCGCCTGGGTCGCCGGGCGCCTGGCATCGGCCTTGGCCTGGCGCGAGCGGCTGTTCGACACCCCCTTCTACCGGGTCGTCCATGCCGAGGCCGACGGCCTGCCCGGCCTGGTCGTCGACCGCTACGGCGATGTCGTCGTCATCCAGGCGAACTCCGCCGGGATGGACCGGATGGTGCCGATGGTCGCCGAGGCCGTGCGGCAGGTCCTGTCGCCGGCGGCCATCGTGCTGCGCAACGACAGTCCGGTTCGCAAGCTAGAGGGGCTGGGCGAGGAGGTCCGGCTGGTCGACGGCGTGGTGCCGGACCCGGCCCTGGTCTCGGAGGGCGGCGCGCTCTTCCCGCTCGACCCGATGGGCGGCCAGAAGACCGGCTGGTTCTACGACCACCGCGACAACCGCGCCTTCGTCGCCCGGCTGGCCGGTGGGGCGCGGGTGCTCGACCTCTATGCCCATACCGGCGGGTTCGGTGTCCAGGCGGCGGTCGCCGGTGCGGCGTCCGTCGACCTGATCGACCGGGCCGGGCCGGCTCTGGCGCAGGCAGAGAAGGCGGCGGAACTGAGCGGGGTGGCCGACCGAGTCACCACCCGCAAGGCCGATGCCTTCGCCGCCCTGGAGCATCTGGTCAAGACCGGCGAACAGTATGACATCGTGGTCTGCGATCCGCCGGCCTTCGCCCGCTCCAAGAAGGATGTGGGACCGGCCGCCAAGGCCTACCGCAAGCTCGCCCGCATGACCGCGCAGATCACCGCGCCGGGCGGCGTTCTCGTGCTGGCCTCGTGCTCGCACCACATGGATCCGGTCTCCTTTGCCCAGCAGAACGCGCGCGGCCTCGGCGATGCGGAGCGCCAGGGTCGGCTGCTGCGGTCGGCGGGTGCCGGACCGGATCACCCGGTCCATGCCCATCTGCCGGAGAGCGCCTATCTGAAGGCCATGGTCTTCGCCTTGGACTGA
- a CDS encoding PAS domain-containing protein — MSETGFPGELKSAGIAPDGLCADLFDHWLELCASSSAADRIPVRAQIDMLTLPTQVLPWFFLQEWRDGRYRSVIAGTRLTDEFGFEPKGRFMDELLSNAVYHARRRMFDTCLELGLPFYYRGSLSKPADRYVAFQRLLLPLRPTEDGSISMLFGVLRFYERAALTDREQRLVELDAGSLFHCSTYEDGHWVNWPPADGGHRTR; from the coding sequence TTGTCAGAAACCGGCTTCCCCGGTGAACTAAAGAGCGCCGGGATCGCACCGGATGGGCTTTGCGCCGATCTGTTCGACCATTGGCTCGAACTTTGCGCCAGTTCCTCGGCCGCCGACCGCATCCCGGTGCGCGCGCAGATCGACATGCTCACCCTGCCGACGCAGGTCCTGCCTTGGTTCTTCCTGCAGGAATGGCGCGACGGCCGCTACAGGAGCGTGATCGCCGGAACCCGGCTCACCGACGAGTTCGGCTTCGAGCCCAAGGGCCGCTTCATGGACGAGCTGCTGTCCAACGCCGTCTATCACGCGCGGCGACGGATGTTCGACACCTGCCTGGAACTCGGCCTGCCGTTCTATTACCGCGGCAGCCTGTCAAAGCCGGCCGACCGCTACGTGGCTTTCCAACGGCTGCTGCTGCCGCTGCGGCCGACCGAGGACGGATCCATCAGCATGCTGTTCGGCGTCCTGCGGTTCTATGAACGGGCGGCGCTGACCGACCGCGAACAGCGTCTGGTCGAACTCGATGCCGGCAGCCTGTTCCACTGCAGCACCTACGAGGACGGCCACTGGGTGAATTGGCCGCCGGCCGACGGCGGACACAGGACACGCTAG
- a CDS encoding AEC family transporter translates to MNSIVNVVLPVFGLILTGYLAGWRKLLGRDSSEALNGFVFYFALPVLLFIAMAKIDTATVLNGPFLAAYLLGQISTLLIGFVVAKTFFKVSLSEAATHGTVGIYGNVGYMGIPLVLTAYGEAALPPAIIATIVNAALNIAVLTAVIETDRHSGSGLAALRKVAGAVCKSPILVAPVVGFLWALAGLPVPTSVQTYGNILGAAAGPCALFAIGLSLVGLPLSEGRAEVASMTVLKLLVHPALTWIFATWLLSDQPRVFMICVLMAALPTGANLFVLVQRYRIYVARTSTGILVTTTLSLLTLSALFYIAGDLS, encoded by the coding sequence GTGAATTCCATCGTCAACGTCGTCCTCCCGGTCTTCGGACTGATCCTGACCGGCTATCTGGCCGGCTGGCGCAAGCTCCTCGGCCGCGACAGCAGCGAAGCGCTGAACGGCTTCGTGTTCTATTTCGCCCTACCGGTGCTGCTGTTCATCGCCATGGCGAAGATCGATACCGCCACCGTGCTGAACGGCCCGTTCCTGGCGGCCTACCTGCTCGGCCAGATCAGCACCCTTCTCATCGGCTTCGTGGTCGCCAAGACCTTCTTCAAAGTATCGCTCTCCGAGGCGGCGACCCATGGCACGGTCGGGATCTACGGCAATGTCGGCTATATGGGCATCCCGCTGGTGCTCACCGCCTATGGCGAGGCCGCCCTGCCGCCGGCCATCATCGCCACCATCGTCAACGCCGCCCTGAACATCGCCGTGCTGACCGCGGTGATCGAGACCGACCGGCACAGCGGCTCGGGCCTCGCAGCGCTGCGCAAGGTCGCGGGTGCCGTGTGCAAGAGTCCGATCCTGGTCGCCCCGGTCGTCGGGTTCCTATGGGCGCTCGCGGGGCTGCCGGTTCCGACGTCGGTGCAGACCTACGGCAACATCCTCGGCGCGGCGGCGGGACCCTGCGCGCTGTTCGCCATCGGCCTGTCGCTGGTCGGCCTGCCGCTGAGCGAAGGCCGCGCGGAAGTTGCCTCGATGACGGTCCTCAAGCTCCTGGTCCACCCGGCCCTGACCTGGATCTTCGCCACCTGGCTGCTGAGCGACCAGCCGAGGGTCTTCATGATCTGCGTCCTCATGGCCGCCCTGCCGACGGGCGCCAATCTCTTCGTGCTGGTGCAGCGCTACCGGATCTATGTGGCCCGGACCTCGACCGGAATTCTCGTCACGACGACCCTGAGCCTCCTGACGCTCTCCGCCCTGTTCTACATAGCGGGGGATTTGTCCTGA